From a single Micromonospora carbonacea genomic region:
- a CDS encoding alpha,alpha-trehalose-phosphate synthase (UDP-forming), which translates to MRQSSLVVVANRLPIDDSVAPDGACEWRRSPGGLVSALHPLLRHTPATWVGWAGGTGPAPSLPDIGSVRMRTVPLSSEDFRDHYEGFANSTLWPLYHDAVEQPEYHRRWWEAYQRVNQRFAEATAEAAEQGAVVWIQDYHLQLVPGLLRELRPDLRIGFFLHVPFPPPELFMQLPRRAELLRGMLGADLIGFQRAQAAHNFAQLVAKVLELPATDRRVGVDDRVVRIGAFPVSIDTAEMAALAGRPDVAARAQRLRHDLGDPGHVILSVDRMDYTKGIEQRLKAYSELLASGHVKVRDTVLVQVAVPSRERVTQYQILRDRVEREVGRINGEFGRVGEPAIHYLTQPFDRAELAALYRVADVMAVTPLRDGMNLVAKEYVAARVDDTGALLLSEFAGAAAELPQAYLVNPHDLEGLKQGLLSALEADPADVTPRMRAMREHLHRNDIRAWARSYLSALDDGGSLLTHLAPTG; encoded by the coding sequence ATGCGACAGAGTTCCCTCGTGGTGGTGGCCAACCGCCTGCCCATCGACGACAGTGTGGCGCCCGACGGCGCCTGTGAATGGCGACGCAGTCCCGGCGGGCTGGTGAGCGCCCTGCATCCCCTGCTCCGGCACACGCCGGCCACCTGGGTCGGCTGGGCCGGCGGCACCGGGCCGGCGCCGAGCCTGCCCGACATCGGCAGCGTGCGGATGCGCACCGTGCCGCTGAGCAGCGAGGACTTCCGCGACCACTACGAGGGCTTCGCCAACTCGACCCTGTGGCCGCTCTATCACGACGCGGTGGAGCAGCCGGAATACCACCGCCGCTGGTGGGAGGCGTACCAGCGGGTCAACCAGCGGTTCGCCGAGGCGACCGCCGAGGCGGCCGAGCAGGGCGCGGTGGTCTGGATCCAGGACTACCACCTGCAACTGGTGCCCGGCCTGCTGCGGGAGCTGCGTCCCGACCTGCGGATCGGCTTCTTCCTGCACGTGCCGTTCCCCCCGCCGGAGCTGTTCATGCAGCTCCCCCGCCGGGCCGAGCTGCTGCGCGGCATGCTCGGCGCCGACCTGATCGGCTTCCAGCGCGCCCAGGCCGCGCACAACTTCGCCCAGCTCGTCGCCAAGGTGCTGGAGCTGCCGGCGACGGACCGGCGCGTCGGTGTCGACGACCGGGTGGTCCGCATCGGGGCGTTCCCGGTCTCGATCGACACCGCCGAGATGGCCGCCCTCGCGGGCCGCCCCGACGTGGCGGCCCGGGCCCAGCGGCTGCGCCACGACCTCGGCGACCCCGGCCACGTCATCCTCAGCGTCGACCGGATGGACTACACCAAGGGCATCGAGCAGCGCCTCAAGGCCTACAGCGAGCTGCTGGCCAGCGGGCACGTCAAGGTGCGCGACACGGTGCTGGTGCAGGTGGCGGTGCCCAGCCGGGAACGGGTCACGCAGTACCAGATCCTGCGCGACCGGGTCGAGCGCGAGGTGGGGCGGATCAACGGCGAGTTCGGCCGGGTCGGCGAGCCCGCCATCCACTACCTCACCCAGCCGTTCGACCGGGCCGAGCTGGCGGCGCTCTACCGGGTCGCCGACGTGATGGCGGTGACCCCGCTGCGCGACGGGATGAACCTGGTCGCCAAGGAGTACGTGGCGGCCCGGGTCGACGACACGGGTGCGCTGCTGCTCAGCGAGTTCGCCGGGGCGGCGGCCGAGCTGCCGCAGGCGTACCTGGTCAACCCGCACGACCTGGAGGGGCTCAAGCAGGGGCTGCTCTCGGCGCTCGAGGCCGACCCGGCCGACGTCACGCCGCGGATGCGGGCGATGCGCGAACACCTGCACCGCAACGACATCCGGGCGTGGGCCCGCTCCTACCTCAGCGCCCTCGACGACGGCGGGTCGCTGCTGACCCACCTCGCCCCCACCGGCTGA
- a CDS encoding alpha/beta hydrolase: MRGREWARPVRPARREVLSALPEVEQGRPPLLFVPGFGHGAWAFAEHWLGHVAGRGFPAYALSLRGHGGSEPAPEATLRAYTHDVTQVAAGLPRQAVLVGHGAGALVVRHALARYPARAAVLVAPVLGDWATLGTALRRNPGGTLPAFVGAGLRLSRRQLFSRELPDADARRYAARLGRAGRRAQWQLLTHRDPEPAVGDPPVLVLGSPDDRVVPPAALTRAARLHGGAPLLFPGMGHDLMLDVRWREPIDAILDWLEKEHPPA, encoded by the coding sequence ATGCGCGGCCGGGAGTGGGCCCGGCCCGTCCGCCCGGCCCGCCGCGAGGTGCTCAGCGCGCTCCCCGAGGTCGAGCAGGGCCGCCCGCCGCTGCTGTTCGTGCCCGGCTTCGGCCACGGCGCGTGGGCGTTCGCCGAGCACTGGCTGGGCCACGTCGCCGGTCGCGGCTTCCCGGCGTACGCGCTGAGCCTGCGCGGGCACGGCGGCAGCGAGCCGGCGCCGGAGGCGACGCTGCGGGCGTACACCCACGACGTGACGCAGGTGGCGGCGGGCCTGCCGCGCCAGGCGGTGCTGGTGGGGCACGGCGCCGGGGCCCTGGTGGTGCGGCACGCCCTGGCCCGCTATCCGGCGCGGGCGGCGGTGCTGGTGGCCCCGGTGCTCGGCGACTGGGCGACGCTCGGCACGGCGCTGCGCCGCAACCCCGGCGGCACCCTGCCCGCGTTCGTCGGCGCGGGCCTGCGGCTGAGCCGACGGCAGCTGTTCAGCCGCGAGCTGCCCGACGCCGACGCCCGCCGGTACGCCGCCCGCCTCGGGCGCGCCGGCCGGCGCGCCCAGTGGCAGCTGCTCACCCACCGCGACCCGGAGCCGGCCGTGGGCGACCCGCCCGTGCTGGTCCTGGGCAGCCCCGACGACCGGGTGGTCCCGCCGGCCGCGCTGACCCGGGCCGCCCGGCTGCACGGCGGCGCGCCGCTGCTCTTCCCCGGCATGGGGCACGACCTGATGCTCGACGTCCGCTGGCGGGAGCCGATCGACGCGATCCTGGACTGGCTGGAGAAGGAACACCCGCCGGCCTGA
- a CDS encoding endonuclease/exonuclease/phosphatase family protein codes for MTETGRVADTPGGVPLRVVSYNVHSQRDDQAALAAVVRAAAPDVVIVQEAPRRFRWRQKCASLAESFGLVVAAGGLPSLGNLLLTSLRVRVADTRCQRYPLTPGRHMRGAAYAECRVGGTRFLLAGSHLSTDPAERPAQAAAFKRELAAADLPVVAAADLNEGPDGPAWATVGAGLTDAAVAADRADRLTYSCADPRRRIDAVFVDPRITVVDYDVVDTPQARRASDHFPVVVDLLLPAAG; via the coding sequence ATGACCGAGACGGGCCGGGTGGCCGACACCCCGGGCGGCGTGCCGCTGCGCGTCGTGTCGTACAACGTGCACAGCCAGCGCGACGACCAGGCCGCGCTGGCGGCGGTGGTCCGCGCGGCCGCCCCCGACGTGGTGATCGTGCAGGAGGCGCCCCGGCGGTTCCGGTGGCGGCAGAAGTGCGCGTCGCTGGCCGAGTCGTTCGGGCTGGTCGTCGCCGCCGGCGGCCTGCCGTCGCTGGGCAACCTGCTGCTGACCAGCCTGCGGGTGCGGGTGGCCGACACCCGCTGCCAGCGCTACCCGCTGACCCCGGGCCGGCACATGCGCGGGGCGGCGTACGCCGAATGCCGCGTCGGCGGCACCCGGTTCCTGCTGGCCGGCTCGCACCTGTCCACCGACCCGGCCGAGCGCCCCGCGCAGGCGGCGGCGTTCAAGCGGGAGCTGGCCGCCGCCGACCTGCCCGTGGTCGCCGCCGCCGACCTCAACGAGGGCCCGGACGGCCCGGCCTGGGCGACCGTCGGCGCGGGGCTGACCGACGCGGCGGTCGCGGCCGACCGCGCCGACCGGCTCACCTACTCGTGCGCCGACCCGCGCCGCCGCATCGACGCCGTCTTCGTCGACCCCCGGATCACCGTCGTCGACTACGACGTGGTCGACACGCCGCAGGCCCGCCGGGCCAGCGACCACTTCCCCGTCGTGGTCGACCTGCTGCTGCCCGCCGCCGGCTGA
- a CDS encoding AMP-dependent synthetase/ligase, with protein MREFSVPPIVTVGDSASLTDPVWDNAETAPDAVQFARPAVAPATGWVEVTCRQFRDEVVAVARGLVAAGISPGDRVGLMSRTRYEWTLFDYAIWAAGAVTVPIYETSSAEQAAWILADSGAVAAVVETTAHATLVEGVRDRLTELAHLWQIELGAVDELVAAGAAVDPVEVDRRRTAVKADDVATIIYTSGTTGRPKGCVLTHRNMYADIANAVPVLPNLFLRPGASTLLFLPLAHAFARLIQIGVVQARATMAHCADTRNLVAELQEFRPTFVLSVPRVFEKVYNGARQKAEADGKGKIFDRAEQVAVAFSEALESPNGPGVALRVQHAVFDKLVYRKLRAALGGRCRDAISGGAPLGARLGHFFRGIGVTICEGYGLTETSPAAAANLPGATRIGTVGRPLPGVTIRIADDGEILISGDLIFQGYWRNEEATAEALSADGWFRTGDLGQLDADGFLSITGRKKEIIVTAGGKNVAPAVLEDQVRAHPLISQCVVVGDRQPFIAALVTIDEEALPKWLAAHGRPEGTGVDELRDDEALRAEVQGAVDQANQSVSKAEAIKVFRILPRDFTEATGELTPSLKVKRQVVHSTYAAEIAEIYRR; from the coding sequence GTGCGCGAGTTCTCCGTCCCGCCGATCGTCACCGTCGGCGACTCGGCCAGCCTCACCGACCCGGTCTGGGACAATGCCGAGACCGCCCCGGACGCCGTCCAGTTCGCCCGCCCCGCCGTCGCGCCCGCCACCGGCTGGGTCGAGGTGACCTGCCGGCAGTTCCGCGACGAGGTGGTCGCGGTGGCCCGGGGCCTGGTCGCCGCCGGCATCTCCCCCGGCGACCGGGTCGGCCTGATGAGCCGCACCCGCTACGAGTGGACCCTGTTCGACTACGCCATCTGGGCGGCCGGCGCGGTCACCGTGCCGATCTACGAGACGTCCAGCGCCGAGCAGGCCGCCTGGATCCTGGCCGACTCCGGCGCGGTCGCCGCCGTGGTCGAGACGACCGCCCACGCCACCCTCGTCGAGGGCGTCCGCGACCGGCTCACCGAGCTGGCCCACCTGTGGCAGATCGAGCTGGGCGCGGTCGACGAGCTGGTCGCCGCCGGGGCCGCGGTCGACCCGGTCGAGGTCGACCGGCGGCGCACGGCGGTCAAGGCCGACGACGTCGCCACCATCATCTACACCAGCGGCACCACCGGCCGCCCCAAGGGCTGCGTGCTGACCCACCGCAACATGTACGCCGACATCGCCAACGCCGTGCCGGTGCTGCCCAACCTCTTCCTGCGTCCGGGCGCGTCGACCCTGCTGTTCCTCCCCCTCGCGCACGCCTTCGCCCGGCTCATCCAGATCGGCGTGGTGCAGGCGCGGGCCACCATGGCGCACTGCGCCGACACCAGGAACCTGGTCGCCGAGCTCCAGGAGTTCCGGCCGACCTTCGTGCTGTCGGTGCCCCGGGTCTTCGAGAAGGTCTACAACGGGGCCCGGCAGAAGGCCGAGGCCGACGGCAAGGGCAAGATCTTCGACCGGGCCGAGCAGGTCGCGGTGGCCTTCAGCGAGGCGCTGGAGTCGCCGAACGGGCCGGGTGTGGCGCTGCGCGTCCAGCACGCGGTCTTCGACAAGCTGGTCTACCGCAAGCTGCGGGCGGCCCTCGGCGGCCGGTGCCGCGACGCGATCTCCGGCGGCGCGCCGCTCGGGGCCCGGCTCGGGCACTTCTTCCGGGGCATCGGGGTGACCATCTGCGAGGGGTACGGGCTGACCGAGACCTCCCCCGCCGCCGCCGCGAACCTGCCCGGCGCGACGCGGATCGGCACCGTCGGCCGGCCGCTGCCCGGCGTGACCATCCGGATCGCCGACGACGGCGAGATCCTGATCTCCGGCGACCTGATCTTCCAGGGCTACTGGCGCAACGAGGAGGCCACCGCCGAGGCGCTCAGCGCCGACGGCTGGTTCCGCACCGGCGACCTCGGCCAGCTCGACGCCGACGGCTTCCTGAGCATCACCGGCCGCAAGAAGGAGATCATCGTGACGGCCGGCGGCAAGAACGTCGCCCCGGCGGTGCTGGAGGACCAGGTCCGGGCGCACCCGCTGATCAGCCAGTGCGTCGTCGTCGGCGACCGGCAGCCGTTCATCGCCGCGCTGGTCACCATCGACGAGGAGGCGCTGCCGAAGTGGCTGGCCGCCCACGGCCGCCCCGAGGGCACCGGCGTCGACGAGCTGCGCGACGACGAGGCGCTGCGCGCCGAGGTGCAGGGCGCGGTCGACCAGGCCAACCAGTCCGTCTCCAAGGCCGAGGCGATCAAGGTGTTCCGGATCCTGCCGCGCGACTTCACCGAGGCCACCGGGGAGCTCACCCCGTCGCTGAAGGTCAAGCGGCAGGTCGTGCACAGCACGTACGCGGCGGAGATCGCCGAGATCTACCGGCGCTGA
- a CDS encoding sensor histidine kinase: MVMLVLVAVLTLFATHDAGQLWWIALLGAAGLPAALAPQHRLLGPLSRFAEVVVLGLAASQVAAVTTLNGTIGGLGASAVLPYLAVPVTVTALRRRFREGAALLAVTAATLVTSAALTQVDGGRQLGQPGYLAVCAQWLILAGLGLYTAGTLHRVIRVRSEGKPQPYAEATRLLTQLRTVARQLPGATLDPGGISEHLLEELRTVARAERAAVLSASGGGRLVVLAQVGVDRVDWETTLDADSAIADAWASQQPQTASRSQARSHTGGDVSALIVPLVAGVRTVGMLVMEADVAQAYPPPVVSRVTALTRPAALRLEAALLFDEVRSLATNEERQRLAREIHDGVAQELVMVGYGIDNALAYVEEDPKETAEALRTLRGEVTRVITELRLSLFELRSEVDRHGGLAAAIAEYARTVGASGGLRVHLSLDESTARLPAATEAELLRIAQEAVTNARKHAGAANLWVTCEVDPPYAQIEVSDDGQGIADQRTDGHYGLAIMAERAERIRGRLEIRPRQPSGTTVAVVLGSSPRRDRVRGKAAAAEGE; this comes from the coding sequence GTGGTGATGCTCGTGCTGGTCGCCGTCCTCACCCTCTTCGCCACCCACGACGCCGGTCAGCTCTGGTGGATCGCGCTGCTCGGCGCCGCCGGGCTGCCCGCCGCGCTCGCCCCCCAGCACCGGCTGCTCGGCCCGCTCAGCCGCTTCGCCGAGGTGGTGGTGCTGGGGCTGGCCGCGAGCCAGGTCGCCGCGGTGACCACCCTCAACGGCACGATCGGCGGCCTCGGCGCGTCGGCCGTGCTGCCGTACCTCGCCGTCCCGGTGACGGTGACCGCGCTGCGCCGCCGGTTCCGCGAGGGCGCGGCGCTGCTCGCCGTCACCGCCGCCACCCTGGTGACCAGCGCCGCCCTCACCCAGGTCGACGGCGGACGGCAGCTCGGCCAGCCGGGCTACCTGGCGGTCTGCGCCCAGTGGCTGATCCTCGCCGGCCTGGGCCTCTACACCGCCGGCACCCTGCACCGGGTGATCCGGGTCCGCAGCGAGGGCAAGCCCCAGCCGTACGCGGAGGCGACCCGGCTGCTGACCCAGCTGCGCACGGTGGCCCGGCAGCTTCCGGGGGCGACCCTCGACCCGGGCGGCATCTCCGAGCACCTGCTGGAGGAGCTGCGCACCGTGGCCCGGGCCGAGCGGGCGGCGGTGCTCTCCGCCAGCGGCGGCGGCCGGCTGGTGGTGCTCGCCCAGGTGGGCGTGGACCGGGTCGACTGGGAGACCACGCTCGACGCCGACTCGGCGATCGCCGACGCCTGGGCCAGCCAGCAGCCGCAGACCGCCAGCCGCTCGCAGGCCCGCTCGCACACCGGCGGCGACGTCTCGGCGCTGATCGTGCCGCTGGTCGCCGGGGTCCGCACGGTCGGCATGCTGGTGATGGAGGCGGACGTCGCGCAGGCGTACCCGCCGCCGGTGGTGTCCCGGGTGACCGCGCTGACCCGCCCGGCGGCGCTGCGGCTGGAGGCCGCGCTCCTGTTCGACGAGGTGCGTTCGCTGGCCACCAACGAGGAGCGGCAGCGGCTGGCCCGGGAGATCCACGACGGGGTCGCCCAGGAGCTGGTCATGGTCGGGTACGGCATCGACAACGCCCTGGCGTACGTGGAGGAGGACCCGAAGGAGACGGCCGAGGCGCTGCGCACCCTGCGCGGCGAGGTGACCCGGGTCATCACCGAGCTGCGGCTGAGCCTGTTCGAGCTGCGCAGCGAGGTGGACCGGCACGGCGGCCTGGCCGCCGCCATCGCCGAGTACGCGCGCACCGTCGGGGCGTCCGGCGGGCTGCGGGTGCACCTGTCGCTGGACGAGTCCACCGCGCGGCTGCCCGCCGCGACCGAGGCCGAGCTGCTGCGCATCGCGCAGGAGGCGGTCACCAACGCCCGCAAGCACGCCGGGGCCGCAAATCTGTGGGTCACCTGCGAGGTGGACCCCCCGTACGCGCAAATTGAAGTGTCGGATGACGGTCAGGGCATCGCTGACCAGCGCACGGACGGTCACTACGGGCTTGCGATCATGGCCGAGAGAGCGGAACGTATCCGGGGCCGATTGGAGATCAGGCCGCGCCAGCCCAGTGGCACGACCGTGGCGGTGGTGCTCGGTTCGTCGCCCCGGCGCGATAGGGTGCGCGGCAAGGCGGCAGCAGCAGAAGGGGAGTAA
- a CDS encoding ROK family glucokinase: MAAVTLTIGVDVGGTKVAGGVVDDTGNVLVQARRDTPADNVGKTRDVIIEVVSELSAGRQIDAVGIGAAGWIDATRSTVLFAPNLAWRDEPLREYVSRATGLPVIVENDGNVAAWAEFRYGAARHADDSMVMFTIGTGVGGGIVLGGELVRGAHGIAAELGHMLTVPDGHQCGCGRLGCIEQYASGSALVRFARAAARQEPHRAVALLELAGGEAEAVTGPMVTAAAQGGDPVSAEAFAQVGRWLGTSLADMAQILDPQVLVVGGGVVEAGDLLLGPTRRSFTDALAQRSRLPVAEVLPAELGNTAGVIGAADLARRL, from the coding sequence GTGGCAGCGGTGACGCTGACCATCGGAGTCGACGTCGGTGGCACGAAGGTGGCCGGCGGTGTCGTCGACGACACCGGCAACGTACTCGTGCAGGCCCGACGGGACACCCCCGCCGACAACGTGGGCAAGACCCGCGACGTCATCATCGAGGTGGTCAGCGAACTCTCCGCCGGCCGGCAGATCGACGCCGTCGGCATCGGCGCGGCCGGCTGGATCGACGCCACCCGCTCCACCGTCCTCTTCGCGCCCAACCTGGCCTGGCGCGACGAGCCCCTGCGCGAGTACGTCAGCCGGGCCACCGGCCTGCCGGTGATCGTCGAGAACGACGGGAACGTCGCCGCCTGGGCCGAGTTCCGCTACGGCGCGGCCCGGCACGCCGACGACTCCATGGTCATGTTCACCATCGGCACCGGCGTCGGCGGCGGCATCGTGCTCGGCGGCGAGCTGGTGCGCGGCGCCCACGGCATCGCCGCCGAGCTGGGCCACATGCTCACCGTCCCCGACGGACACCAGTGCGGCTGCGGCCGGCTCGGCTGCATCGAGCAGTACGCCAGCGGCAGCGCCCTGGTGCGCTTCGCCCGCGCGGCCGCCCGCCAGGAGCCGCACCGGGCCGTCGCCCTGCTGGAGCTGGCCGGCGGCGAGGCCGAGGCGGTCACCGGCCCGATGGTGACCGCCGCCGCCCAGGGCGGCGACCCCGTCTCCGCCGAGGCGTTCGCGCAGGTCGGGCGCTGGCTCGGCACCAGCCTCGCCGACATGGCGCAGATCCTCGACCCGCAGGTCCTCGTCGTCGGCGGCGGCGTCGTCGAGGCGGGCGACCTGCTGCTCGGCCCGACCCGGCGCTCCTTCACCGACGCGTTGGCCCAGCGCAGCCGGCTCCCCGTCGCCGAGGTGCTCCCCGCCGAGCTGGGCAACACCGCCGGCGTGATCGGCGCCGCCGACCTGGCCCGCCGGCTGTAG
- a CDS encoding SRPBCC family protein, whose product MADSSTQSIVVGASPERVAAVICDFARYPEWTDAVRRTEVVEEYEDGYASQVRFTLDAGVLADEYVLAYEYAEDISRIEWHLVAPSKMQRSQRGSYDLVGNPDGTTTVTYTLEVELSVGMLGMFRRKAEKMIMDAALKQLKRRVEDTGAAR is encoded by the coding sequence ATGGCGGACTCCTCCACCCAGTCGATCGTCGTGGGCGCGTCACCGGAGCGGGTGGCGGCGGTCATCTGCGACTTCGCGCGTTACCCCGAATGGACCGACGCGGTGCGCCGGACCGAGGTCGTGGAGGAATACGAGGACGGCTACGCCAGCCAGGTCCGCTTCACCCTCGACGCCGGGGTGCTGGCCGACGAGTACGTGCTGGCCTACGAGTACGCCGAGGACATCTCCCGGATCGAGTGGCACCTGGTGGCGCCCTCGAAGATGCAGCGCTCCCAGCGCGGGTCGTACGACCTCGTCGGCAACCCCGACGGCACGACCACGGTGACCTACACCCTGGAGGTGGAGCTTTCCGTGGGCATGCTCGGCATGTTTCGCCGCAAGGCCGAGAAAATGATCATGGATGCGGCGTTGAAGCAGCTCAAGCGCCGGGTAGAAGACACCGGTGCGGCGCGGTGA
- a CDS encoding response regulator transcription factor, producing MTTSPTPATRTKVLLVDDHDLIRKGLRHAFERDRQFEVVGEAATAAEGVRQAGALQPDVVIMDLRLPDGSGLEATRALRKSSASMGIVVLTMYAGDDQLFGALEAGASAFVPKTAPADEVVAAARHAASSPSAFTAADLAEAMKRRLAPSGPQLSPREGQVLRLLADGMSVAGIAKQLFVSESTAKTHISKLYEKLGAANRAQALMTALRLGLLEAPDAPKF from the coding sequence ATGACCACAAGCCCGACACCGGCGACCCGCACCAAGGTCCTCCTTGTCGACGATCACGATCTGATCCGCAAGGGGCTGCGGCACGCCTTCGAGCGGGACCGGCAGTTCGAGGTCGTCGGTGAGGCCGCCACGGCGGCGGAGGGGGTCCGGCAGGCCGGCGCCCTCCAGCCCGACGTGGTGATCATGGACCTTCGGCTTCCCGACGGCAGTGGCCTGGAGGCCACCCGCGCGCTCCGCAAGTCCAGCGCGTCGATGGGCATCGTCGTGCTCACCATGTACGCGGGCGACGACCAGCTCTTCGGCGCGCTGGAGGCCGGTGCGAGCGCGTTCGTGCCGAAGACGGCCCCGGCTGACGAGGTCGTGGCCGCCGCCCGGCACGCCGCCTCCTCGCCGAGCGCGTTCACGGCCGCCGACCTGGCCGAGGCGATGAAGCGGCGGCTCGCGCCGTCCGGCCCGCAGCTCTCCCCCCGCGAGGGTCAGGTGCTGCGGCTGCTCGCCGACGGGATGAGCGTGGCCGGCATCGCCAAGCAGCTCTTCGTCAGCGAGTCGACGGCCAAGACCCACATCTCGAAGCTCTACGAGAAGCTGGGCGCGGCCAACCGGGCGCAGGCGCTGATGACGGCCCTGCGGCTCGGCCTGCTCGAAGCCCCCGACGCTCCGAAGTTCTGA
- a CDS encoding flavin-containing monooxygenase, whose protein sequence is MSPSTDPGRPEPDATTLAPPRDARPVSDRGETVCVIGAGASGLTAVKNLREHGFGVDCYERETGVGGAWNWRHDRSPVYASTHLISSRPFTQFPDFPMPDDWPDYPHHSQVLTYFERYADHFDLRQHIWFGTEVIRVEPVDGDRWDVTTRSTGGYGPERTSRYAAVVVANGHNWSPKLPRYEGLEEFRGEIMHASSYKDPAQLRGKRVLVVGAGNTGCDIAVEAAQQASHCWHSTRRGYWYAPKYVLGRPADQVNDTLLALRVPLRVRQWLYHWTLRLTVGDLTRFGLPKPDHRVYETHPIANSQLVYHVGHGQITPVPDVARFHAKAVELTDGREIDPELVVFATGYLPRFEFLDPRVLGADGSGRPRLWLNALVPGHPTLAVAGLVQPDSGVFTLSHWQTVLFARLLALRVRRPERAAAFAQRVTAGAGERYSGKVKDSSRHWFEVGHADYLRAIQRAMHELEEK, encoded by the coding sequence GTGTCCCCCTCCACCGACCCCGGCCGTCCCGAGCCGGACGCGACGACGCTCGCCCCGCCCCGGGACGCCCGACCGGTCTCCGACCGAGGCGAGACGGTCTGCGTCATCGGGGCCGGGGCCAGCGGCCTCACCGCCGTGAAGAACCTGCGCGAGCACGGCTTCGGCGTCGACTGCTACGAGCGGGAGACCGGCGTCGGCGGCGCGTGGAACTGGCGGCACGACCGCAGCCCCGTCTACGCCAGCACCCACCTGATCTCGTCGCGGCCGTTCACCCAGTTCCCCGACTTCCCGATGCCGGACGACTGGCCGGACTACCCGCACCACAGCCAGGTGCTCACCTACTTCGAGCGCTACGCCGACCACTTCGACCTGCGCCAGCACATCTGGTTCGGCACCGAGGTCATCCGGGTCGAGCCGGTCGACGGCGACCGCTGGGACGTCACCACCCGCAGCACCGGCGGCTACGGCCCCGAGCGCACCTCCCGGTACGCCGCCGTGGTCGTCGCCAACGGTCACAACTGGTCGCCGAAGCTGCCCCGCTACGAGGGGCTGGAGGAGTTCCGGGGCGAGATCATGCACGCCTCGTCGTACAAGGACCCGGCGCAGCTGCGCGGCAAGCGGGTGCTGGTCGTCGGTGCCGGCAACACCGGCTGCGACATCGCCGTCGAGGCGGCCCAGCAGGCGTCCCACTGCTGGCACTCCACCCGCCGCGGCTACTGGTACGCCCCCAAGTACGTCCTCGGCCGTCCCGCCGACCAGGTCAACGACACCCTGCTCGCCCTGCGGGTGCCGCTGCGCGTGCGGCAGTGGCTCTACCACTGGACGCTGCGGCTCACCGTCGGCGACCTGACCCGGTTCGGCCTGCCCAAGCCCGACCACCGGGTCTACGAGACCCACCCCATCGCCAACAGCCAGCTCGTCTACCACGTCGGCCACGGCCAGATCACCCCCGTGCCGGACGTGGCCCGGTTCCACGCCAAGGCCGTCGAGCTCACCGACGGCCGCGAGATCGACCCGGAGCTGGTCGTCTTCGCCACCGGCTACCTGCCGCGCTTCGAGTTCCTCGACCCCCGGGTGCTCGGCGCCGACGGGTCGGGGCGGCCCCGGCTGTGGCTCAACGCGCTCGTCCCCGGCCACCCGACCCTCGCCGTCGCCGGCCTGGTCCAGCCCGACTCGGGCGTCTTCACCCTGTCGCACTGGCAGACCGTCCTGTTCGCCCGGCTGCTCGCCCTGCGCGTGCGCCGGCCGGAGCGGGCCGCCGCGTTCGCGCAGCGGGTCACCGCCGGGGCCGGCGAGCGCTACTCGGGGAAGGTCAAGGACAGCAGCCGGCACTGGTTCGAGGTGGGCCACGCCGACTACCTGCGCGCCATCCAGCGCGCCATGCACGAGCTGGAGGAGAAGTGA